A genome region from Labilibaculum antarcticum includes the following:
- the nadA gene encoding quinolinate synthase NadA gives MKDKVLQLAKEKNAVILAHYYQTPDIQEIADFKGDSLALAQKASEVDADIILFAGVHFMAETAKILNPTRKVLLPDLAAGCSLAESCPADDFRKFKALHPDHIVISYINCTAEIKTLSDVICTSGNAVQIVESFPKEQKIIFAPDKNLGRYVNEVTGRQMVLWDGTCEVHDILSSEKIMKMKIENPDAVLVAHPECAHPVLLLADFVGSTTAMLDYSKNSASKKIIVATETGILHQMQKDSPNKEFLIVPADETCSCNDCAYMKLNTMEKIYLALKNEKPEIILPDDVMEKAKAPIVRMLDLSRHLIK, from the coding sequence ATGAAAGATAAGGTTCTTCAATTAGCAAAAGAAAAGAATGCAGTAATTCTTGCCCACTACTACCAAACCCCTGACATACAAGAGATAGCCGATTTTAAAGGCGATAGTTTGGCTCTAGCGCAAAAGGCTTCTGAAGTAGATGCAGACATTATTTTGTTTGCAGGCGTTCATTTTATGGCTGAAACTGCCAAAATATTAAATCCGACCCGAAAAGTACTTTTACCCGATTTGGCGGCTGGTTGTTCTCTTGCAGAATCATGTCCGGCTGACGATTTTCGTAAATTTAAAGCACTTCACCCCGATCATATCGTTATTTCATACATCAACTGTACTGCCGAAATAAAGACTTTATCAGATGTGATTTGCACCTCAGGAAATGCAGTTCAAATTGTTGAATCCTTTCCGAAAGAGCAAAAAATAATTTTTGCTCCGGATAAAAATCTGGGACGATATGTTAATGAAGTTACAGGCCGACAAATGGTTCTTTGGGATGGAACCTGTGAAGTTCATGATATTCTTTCTTCGGAGAAAATCATGAAAATGAAAATCGAAAATCCTGATGCTGTACTTGTTGCTCACCCAGAATGTGCGCATCCTGTATTGTTACTTGCCGATTTTGTAGGTTCAACCACCGCAATGTTAGACTACTCTAAAAACAGTGCATCCAAAAAAATCATTGTAGCTACTGAAACGGGTATTCTTCATCAGATGCAAAAAGATTCTCCTAACAAAGAATTTTTAATTGTTCCTGCCGATGAAACTTGTTCATGCAATGATTGTGCTTACATGAAGTTGAACACAATGGAAAAAATATATCTGGCATTAAAGAATGAAAAACCTGAAATCATTTTACCCGATGATGTAATGGAAAAAGCAAAAGCACCAATTGTTCGAATGCTTGATTTATCAAGACACTTGATTAAATAG